GGAACATGTGCGTGGTCAGTTGGCCGATCAATCGCAGCTAGTTCCCGTGATTTACGCCGATTTCCCGTCCGCACAGGCACCGCCACCGAACGAAGTACTCGAACTGGCAATCGCACAGGCTGCCAGCGTGCTGTTGATCGATACGTGGGATAAAGATCGCGGAAATTTATTTGCGGCAATTTCAGTGGCTGAACTTTCGGCGATCATCGAGCAGGCTCGAGCCGCCGAGATTCAGGTAGTTGTCGCTGGAAAACTCGCTCTCGCTGATGTGCCACAGCTTCGCGCGATCGGGGCCAGATATTGGGGGGTGCGCACTGCCGTTTGCGAGTCGACACGCGATGGCACGCTCGCCCCCGAGAAGATCGCAGCCTGGAAAAAGGTGCTACGCGATAAGCAATTTGTTGCGAGCACGTCAACTACTCCCGGCGAGAACTCGCGCGAGAACTAATTTTGCTGACTAGCGAATTTGTTCCGCAGCAGGTGCAGAGAAGCTACAATCATGCCTGTTGGTTGCGAGCGGAATGTTTACGCGAAAGCTGCGTCAGCTGTGATCAAACGCCGAGTTTAACTGGCGATCATCCGCCGCCGATTGTGACCGGATACTCCGGTTCGCCGCATCGACAGTGCGTTTGCCTAATTACTTACGAGGGAAATGTTCATGGCTCGTTCGATACTTGAGGCAATCAAGCAGGGTGAGTGGGATTTCGAGCCAAAGTGTGCCGACGATGATTCGATTGAAGCAACCGGTGCACTTCCGGGTTCGACAGAAAAGCTGAGTGTCTTAGCCGAACGTTTGGCACAAGGCCTTCCTCTTTGGCATCCAAGTGATCGAAGAAGCTATAACGACGCCGATCGCGAATAAGGCGCGGTCGAGCATAGGAGTCTAGTACGAATGGCCGGATTTAACGCTGCAGTGCCGAACCCCGTGGGACAATCTCGCGCTAAGGAACTGCTCGAAGCATTTATCGAATCGATGCGCTCGCAGTACGGCGAACAGGTCGAGGACCTCGAAGGTGAGTGGATGGAGCATCAGCTCCGCTTTAGTTTCACCACCATGGGAATCGATGTGAACGGCAATCTCTTCGTCGAAGAG
This window of the Pirellula staleyi DSM 6068 genome carries:
- a CDS encoding (5-formylfuran-3-yl)methyl phosphate synthase is translated as MTGLLVSVRDVREATLALEAGVDLLDVKEPSAGPLGFASLDTLLSIAQIARKLAPEVPLSAAIGELADPLALPLEQLHPYRYLKLGLAGMARSPWPSQWEHVRGQLADQSQLVPVIYADFPSAQAPPPNEVLELAIAQAASVLLIDTWDKDRGNLFAAISVAELSAIIEQARAAEIQVVVAGKLALADVPQLRAIGARYWGVRTAVCESTRDGTLAPEKIAAWKKVLRDKQFVASTSTTPGENSREN
- a CDS encoding polyhydroxyalkanoic acid system family protein, whose product is MAGFNAAVPNPVGQSRAKELLEAFIESMRSQYGEQVEDLEGEWMEHQLRFSFTTMGIDVNGNLFVEEKEVRIQGQLPMMAMMFRGTIEQRIKDELNKLLGNTTAK